In the genome of Dromiciops gliroides isolate mDroGli1 chromosome 1, mDroGli1.pri, whole genome shotgun sequence, the window CATATAACCCTTTTGAAACTACATGGCAAAGTTATGGGTATATGGAtagttaacaaaaaaaatttctatgaACAGCATGCTGCAAGAtgaaaaatttccccaaattaaCAGCTAATTAAATTCCCAGTGAAATTTGTGGTGTCAGAAAGAACAGATTTTTGGCACCAGGAAGGCAAAGGACTTCCTGTCACTGGTTCTGGCTTCAgtgaatccccccccccccattcctcagTCAGCACATCTGGTTACAGAAATGCTTCCCCTACTTGCAGTCTGTCTTTCTCGAGGGGCCTCTGAAAGGCACCACAAATCCCTGGTGGCTTCATCAAGTGAATTGTTAATGAGCCAGCCTGCCAACCTCTGGAGAGATAAGGGAGCCCAAATTATAGGGGCATCATCACCTTTGTTTAAATAATAGCTAACTCTTTAATGTGCTCTGATAATCCATTTATTTTCACAAACCAACTAACCAAAACATTCACTTATTGATAAGCCTTCAAATTCTGTCTGAAGAATATAAACCACACAGGTCAGTGAATTCACTGGCAattaggaaaacagaaaattcaaAGGGTTTTATGCCAAAACTCTGGTTAATAAATCAGTCTTGTGAACTTTGACTCATTTATTCTTGGGTTGTGAAGCCATGTAGAGGGCTATCAGGCAGTAGATGGTCCCTCCCAGGGTCAAAGCCATGGTGGTCCGATAGAGCATTTGGTCAGGTAGGCCATATTTCAAGTGGACAGGTATACCATCAGATTTCTGAAAAAATGTCTGCAGCTGTGGAACCTTGTTTTTCCCAGCATAATCATAGGTAGTTGTCTCTGAGGCAAATTTTGTTGGTGTAGCAAATATAATAGGTGGTGCTTCTGAGGGTGCCACTGGTTTTAAACCCTGCGAGCTGTAGGCGGCCGAAGCCCAAGACCCAGCCAGCTTCTGGGTGAAGCCGCTGAACTTGTAATACATGTCGCCCCTGGACCCGACGTCCTGAAGCCGGTATCCCTGCTGCGCCGgcgccatgaaaaaaaaaa includes:
- the LOC122735043 gene encoding cytochrome c oxidase subunit 7A-related protein, mitochondrial-like is translated as MAPAQQGYRLQDVGSRGDMYYKFSGFTQKLAGSWASAAYSSQGLKPVAPSEAPPIIFATPTKFASETTTYDYAGKNKVPQLQTFFQKSDGIPVHLKYGLPDQMLYRTTMALTLGGTIYCLIALYMASQPKNK